The window GCCTTGGGATTTAGAAGATATTGAAATCTTGAATTACGGTTCTTGTGTTTTTCATGAGTAAAGCGTGTTCCTTCCAGAAAATTAATCACTGAAACATGGAGTTCCTTGAATTTCTCACAGGCTTTACGGGTGGTTTCATAATCTTTGCCTTTCATTTCAGGATGTTTTTTCAGATATTCCTTGGAATACCGTTTCATGAAGGGAAAATCCAAAGCCCACCAGGCGAATCCCAGAAGTGGCACCCAGATCAGCTCTCGCTTGAGGAAAAACCGTAAAAATGGAATTTTCCGATTGAATAAATACTGAAGAATCACAATATCTGCCCAGGACTGATGATTGGAAATCACCAGATATGATTTTTCCAGAGACAGATTTTCCACGTCACCGGAAATTTCAATTTGAGTTTTCTGTCGGGTCAGCACCTTGCTGTTGTTATCAATCCATTGGTTTGAAATTATCACCATGGCTTTGTTACAGAAAAGTCGAATCCCTTTGACGGGAAACATAATTTTAAGCAGGGTGAAGGGAATGAGCAGTAACACCAGCAGTGTGTTGGCGGTGACTAACAGAGAGTTGAAACAGCCAAGAATGAATGAGCCCTTTGTCATGACGACCTTATACTGGAAAGTTTTCAATATGAATTGGTTGATCAATGTTTGGCCTACGATGCAACAGGTTTCTCCAAAAACTCAAGTTTACCGCTCAATACTTTGATCCTGAAATTCTCCGGTATCAGCGATTGATACTCCTGTACCAAACAAAAGAGCGTTTAGCATTGAAGCTTGCCTGTAATTTGCTTTCTAATGGTTTGACCGCATAATGGTCAAGCATTATCCATGGATTTGTTCCTGCTCGAGAAGGTTGAACGAATGAAAAAAAAATTGCTCACAAGAGGAATGGCAATTGCCCGTCTGGGAATGAAAGCGCACTCCTTCAAAAAAAATGAAGATGAAACTGTTCGTGACGCCGCAAGAAGTTATCTGGTTCAACAGATGGGACAGTTGAAAGGTTTGCCTCAAAAAGTGGGACAAATTATTTCCATGTCGGCCTCAGAAAAGGAAAACCCGCAGTTCATGAAGCTGGTAAATCAGGGGGAAGCCCTGCCCTTGTCGGTGATTCTGGAGTTGCTGGAAACATCGTGGCGCTGTTCCCCGTTTGATGTGCTGGAATCAATTGAGGAAACCGGGATGGCCGCATCGCTTGGTCAGGTGCACCGCGCGTTTTTGAAAGATGGCCGGGAGGTCGCGGTTAAAATACGTTATCCGGGGATCAGGGATGCGGTACACAACGATTTGAAAATGCTGGGATGGTTATCCGCGCCTTTTGGCGGTATGAAAAAATTTGATATGGAAGAATACCAACGGGTTTTTTCTGAAACCCTGAATCAGGAGATGGACTATCTCCGGGAATGCCAACAACAGAAACAGTTTTATCAGTTGTCGAAAAACAGTCGAATTTACTCCTGGATCGTTCCTGAAGTGATTGACGCCTGGTGTACCGATCAGGTGTTGATGACTTCATGGGAGCAAGGCGAGGATATTCATGCGGTCTGTCAAAACTGGTCAAGGGAGGAAAAAAAACAACTTCAAACCATCATTGCGGATATTTTTTTCAAATGCGTGTTTGACGCAGGTGTCTTTCATGCGGATCCTCATCCCGGAAACTACGCTTTTCGCAAACGCGATGGCCGGATTGAAGTGGTGATGTATGATTTTGGCTGTGTCGCGAATCTTTCAACAGAAGCCAGGATGGCCATTCTTAAACTTTATGAAGGGGTTTGCGGTCAGGGAAAATATTCGCCCTATCCCTGGTATGTTTATCTCGGGTTCAATGAAACTTATCTGGAACCGATCGCTCCTAAAATTCCCTGGTTCACGGAAGTTCTGATGGAACCGTTTGCCTGTGAAATCAAATTTGATCTGAGTCGCTGGAACCGCACTGCCAGAATTGCCGAAATGATGGCCGATGATCGCTGGAATATCCGCATTGCCGCACCTCCCTCCATTTTGTTGTTGATGCGGGGATTTGCGGGATTGTTTTATTATCTGGAACGATTGGGGCCTGAAATGTGGCTTTATCTCTACATGCAGGATCTTCTGAAACAATTTGAAAAAGAACTGCTGGATACAATTCCGCCAGTGGTCAGACTACAACCTGTGTATGACGACATGGCACGATGGCTTAAAATCAAGGTCACAGAATATGGTGCCACCAAAGTTCAGATCACCATGAAACGCTCGGCTGTGGAAGATCTGGAAGAACTGTTACCTCAGGATATTGCACAGAAAGTCAGGGATCAAAATATTGATTTGTCTCATCTTG is drawn from SAR324 cluster bacterium and contains these coding sequences:
- a CDS encoding acyltransferase translates to MTKGSFILGCFNSLLVTANTLLVLLLIPFTLLKIMFPVKGIRLFCNKAMVIISNQWIDNNSKVLTRQKTQIEISGDVENLSLEKSYLVISNHQSWADIVILQYLFNRKIPFLRFFLKRELIWVPLLGFAWWALDFPFMKRYSKEYLKKHPEMKGKDYETTRKACEKFKELHVSVINFLEGTRFTHEKHKNRNSRFQYLLNPKAGGIALVMSSMGDYINNILNITIVYPGNHNPPKFWDLLSGNIPAVKVHIEEMRVPPELIHGNYEEDDAFRQNFQEWVNQLWISKDQNITRMKGVQQTGSND
- a CDS encoding AarF/ABC1/UbiB kinase family protein: MKKKLLTRGMAIARLGMKAHSFKKNEDETVRDAARSYLVQQMGQLKGLPQKVGQIISMSASEKENPQFMKLVNQGEALPLSVILELLETSWRCSPFDVLESIEETGMAASLGQVHRAFLKDGREVAVKIRYPGIRDAVHNDLKMLGWLSAPFGGMKKFDMEEYQRVFSETLNQEMDYLRECQQQKQFYQLSKNSRIYSWIVPEVIDAWCTDQVLMTSWEQGEDIHAVCQNWSREEKKQLQTIIADIFFKCVFDAGVFHADPHPGNYAFRKRDGRIEVVMYDFGCVANLSTEARMAILKLYEGVCGQGKYSPYPWYVYLGFNETYLEPIAPKIPWFTEVLMEPFACEIKFDLSRWNRTARIAEMMADDRWNIRIAAPPSILLLMRGFAGLFYYLERLGPEMWLYLYMQDLLKQFEKELLDTIPPVVRLQPVYDDMARWLKIKVTEYGATKVQITMKRSAVEDLEELLPQDIAQKVRDQNIDLSHLVAEARANIFRPGDIFIMEIPERHKLIRVWLE